A genomic window from Equus caballus isolate H_3958 breed thoroughbred chromosome 5, TB-T2T, whole genome shotgun sequence includes:
- the LOC100065492 gene encoding bile acid receptor-like isoform X1, which translates to MAHTHLTAPDGYALAEPMQYYDILPEQTNYQLHDIDFQESPYCQYSTVQVPPALQFQSLQSHFNTYSWDLQFSGGECGPGSCELNRSTYVVAHNIEDGYSEIKRSRLTHSSLQIKRQEELCVVCGDKASGYHYNALTCEGCKGFFRRSITKNAVYSCKNGGHCEMDMYMRRKCQECRLKKCKAVGMLAECLLTEIQCKSKKLRKNFKQKNSFYSNIKVEEEGVDNKLVSSTTRSGKVIQDSVELTQEEHQLINNIVAAHQKYTIPLEETRKFLQEYKNPELSFLRLSDTVVLHMQSLVDFTKGLPGFENLTNEDQTALREGSKTEVMFLHTAQLYSQKECLSSVSESTMRISNDSDHSLNCHNQSGDRSVIHPMETFYNTDCPSTTLTGISEEFITTLFYFYRRMSELNITNTEYALLAATAVFFSDRPCLKNKQHVENLQEPILQILYKYSKLYHPEDLQHFARLIGRLTELRTLNHNHSEILSIWKTKDSKLAILLSQKWNLYSHC; encoded by the exons ATGGCACATACTCACCTCACTGCACCTGATGGGTATGCTCTTGCTGAACCCATGCAGTACTATG ATATTTTGCCGGAACAAACCAATTATCAGCTGCACGACATTGATTTTCAAGAATCACCTTATTGCCAGTATTCTACCGTCCAGGTTCCTCCAGCTCTACAGTTCCAATCTTTGCAAAGTCATTTCAACACTTATAGCTGGGATCTACAGTTCAGTGGTGGAGAGTGTGGACCTGGTTCCTGTGAATTGAATAGATCCACTTATGTGGTTGCCCACAATATTGAAGATGGATACTCTGAAATAAAAAGATCCAGACTAACTCATTCTTCCCTGCAAATTAAGAGACAAGAAGAACTCTGTGTAGTTTGTGGTGATAAAGCGTCAGGATATCATTATAATGCACTTACTTGTGAAGGTTGCAAAG gttTTTTCCGACGTAGCATCACCAAAAATGCAGTATATAGTTGCAAGAATGGTGGTCACTGTGAAATGGACATGTACATGCGTAGAAAATGTCAAGAGTGCAGACTGAAAAAGTGTAAGGCAGTAGGAATGTTGGCAGAAT GTTTGCTCACAGAGATCCAATGCAAATCAAAGAAACTTCGAAAGAACTTTAAGCAGAAGAACAGCTTTTACTCTAACATCAAAGTGGAAGAAGAAGGAGTAGATAACAAGCTTGTATCATCCACCACTAGATCTGGAAAAGTG atTCAGGATAGCGTGGAACTAACTCAAGAAGAACATCAGCTCATTAATAACATTGTGGCTGCTCATCAAAAATATACAATTCCTttggaagaaacaagaaaattt CTGCAGGAATATAAAAATCCTGAGCTGAGCTTTTTGCGACTCTCAGATACAGTAGTCCTACACATGCAGAGCTTAGTGGATTTTACCAAGGGACTCCCAG GATTTGAAAATTTGACCAATGAGGATCAGACTGCATTACGAGAGGGATCAAAAACTGAAGTGATGTTCCTCCACACGGCCCAACTTTACAGTCAGAAAGAATGTTTGTCATCAGTTTCTGAAA GTACTATGAGAATATCAAATGATTCAGATCATTCCCTGAATTGTCACAATCAGAGTGGTGACAGAAGTGTTATTCATCCTATGGAAACATTTTACAACACAGACTGTCCTTCTACTACGCTGACTG GTATTTCTGAAGAATTTATTACCACACTGTTTTACTTCTACAGAAGAATGAGTGAGCTTAATATTACTAATACTGAATATGCTCTGCTTGCAGCAACAGCTGTGTTTTTTTCAG ATCGTCCATGCCTTAAAAATAAGCAACATGTGGAAAATTTACAAGAACCAATTTTACAAATTTTGTataaatattcaaaactttatCATCCAGAAGATCTACAGCATTTTGCTCGTCTCATAGGGAGGCTCACTGAACTGAGAACACTGAATCACAACCACTCAGAAATACTTAGCATTTGGAAAACAAAGGACTCCAAATTGGCTATTTTActctctcagaaatggaattTGTATTCACATTGCTGA
- the LOC100065492 gene encoding bile acid receptor-like isoform X3, with product MGMLLLNPCSTMVPPALQFQSLQSHFNTYSWDLQFSGGECGPGSCELNRSTYVVAHNIEDGYSEIKRSRLTHSSLQIKRQEELCVVCGDKASGYHYNALTCEGCKGFFRRSITKNAVYSCKNGGHCEMDMYMRRKCQECRLKKCKAVGMLAECLLTEIQCKSKKLRKNFKQKNSFYSNIKVEEEGVDNKLVSSTTRSGKVIQDSVELTQEEHQLINNIVAAHQKYTIPLEETRKFLQEYKNPELSFLRLSDTVVLHMQSLVDFTKGLPGFENLTNEDQTALREGSKTEVMFLHTAQLYSQKECLSSVSESTMRISNDSDHSLNCHNQSGDRSVIHPMETFYNTDCPSTTLTGISEEFITTLFYFYRRMSELNITNTEYALLAATAVFFSDRPCLKNKQHVENLQEPILQILYKYSKLYHPEDLQHFARLIGRLTELRTLNHNHSEILSIWKTKDSKLAILLSQKWNLYSHC from the exons ATGGGTATGCTCTTGCTGAACCCATGCAGTACTATG GTTCCTCCAGCTCTACAGTTCCAATCTTTGCAAAGTCATTTCAACACTTATAGCTGGGATCTACAGTTCAGTGGTGGAGAGTGTGGACCTGGTTCCTGTGAATTGAATAGATCCACTTATGTGGTTGCCCACAATATTGAAGATGGATACTCTGAAATAAAAAGATCCAGACTAACTCATTCTTCCCTGCAAATTAAGAGACAAGAAGAACTCTGTGTAGTTTGTGGTGATAAAGCGTCAGGATATCATTATAATGCACTTACTTGTGAAGGTTGCAAAG gttTTTTCCGACGTAGCATCACCAAAAATGCAGTATATAGTTGCAAGAATGGTGGTCACTGTGAAATGGACATGTACATGCGTAGAAAATGTCAAGAGTGCAGACTGAAAAAGTGTAAGGCAGTAGGAATGTTGGCAGAAT GTTTGCTCACAGAGATCCAATGCAAATCAAAGAAACTTCGAAAGAACTTTAAGCAGAAGAACAGCTTTTACTCTAACATCAAAGTGGAAGAAGAAGGAGTAGATAACAAGCTTGTATCATCCACCACTAGATCTGGAAAAGTG atTCAGGATAGCGTGGAACTAACTCAAGAAGAACATCAGCTCATTAATAACATTGTGGCTGCTCATCAAAAATATACAATTCCTttggaagaaacaagaaaattt CTGCAGGAATATAAAAATCCTGAGCTGAGCTTTTTGCGACTCTCAGATACAGTAGTCCTACACATGCAGAGCTTAGTGGATTTTACCAAGGGACTCCCAG GATTTGAAAATTTGACCAATGAGGATCAGACTGCATTACGAGAGGGATCAAAAACTGAAGTGATGTTCCTCCACACGGCCCAACTTTACAGTCAGAAAGAATGTTTGTCATCAGTTTCTGAAA GTACTATGAGAATATCAAATGATTCAGATCATTCCCTGAATTGTCACAATCAGAGTGGTGACAGAAGTGTTATTCATCCTATGGAAACATTTTACAACACAGACTGTCCTTCTACTACGCTGACTG GTATTTCTGAAGAATTTATTACCACACTGTTTTACTTCTACAGAAGAATGAGTGAGCTTAATATTACTAATACTGAATATGCTCTGCTTGCAGCAACAGCTGTGTTTTTTTCAG ATCGTCCATGCCTTAAAAATAAGCAACATGTGGAAAATTTACAAGAACCAATTTTACAAATTTTGTataaatattcaaaactttatCATCCAGAAGATCTACAGCATTTTGCTCGTCTCATAGGGAGGCTCACTGAACTGAGAACACTGAATCACAACCACTCAGAAATACTTAGCATTTGGAAAACAAAGGACTCCAAATTGGCTATTTTActctctcagaaatggaattTGTATTCACATTGCTGA
- the LOC100065492 gene encoding bile acid receptor-like isoform X4, giving the protein MGMLLLNPCSTMVPPALQFQSLQSHFNTYSWDLQFSGGECGPGSCELNRSTYVVAHNIEDGYSEIKRSRLTHSSLQIKRQEELCVVCGDKASGYHYNALTCEGCKGFFRRSITKNAVYSCKNGGHCEMDMYMRRKCQECRLKKCKAVGMLAECLLTEIQCKSKKLRKNFKQKNSFYSNIKVEEEGVDNKLVSSTTRSGKVIQDSVELTQEEHQLINNIVAAHQKYTIPLEETRKFLQEYKNPELSFLRLSDTVVLHMQSLVDFTKGLPGFENLTNEDQTALREGSKTEVMFLHTAQLYSQKECTMRISNDSDHSLNCHNQSGDRSVIHPMETFYNTDCPSTTLTGISEEFITTLFYFYRRMSELNITNTEYALLAATAVFFSDRPCLKNKQHVENLQEPILQILYKYSKLYHPEDLQHFARLIGRLTELRTLNHNHSEILSIWKTKDSKLAILLSQKWNLYSHC; this is encoded by the exons ATGGGTATGCTCTTGCTGAACCCATGCAGTACTATG GTTCCTCCAGCTCTACAGTTCCAATCTTTGCAAAGTCATTTCAACACTTATAGCTGGGATCTACAGTTCAGTGGTGGAGAGTGTGGACCTGGTTCCTGTGAATTGAATAGATCCACTTATGTGGTTGCCCACAATATTGAAGATGGATACTCTGAAATAAAAAGATCCAGACTAACTCATTCTTCCCTGCAAATTAAGAGACAAGAAGAACTCTGTGTAGTTTGTGGTGATAAAGCGTCAGGATATCATTATAATGCACTTACTTGTGAAGGTTGCAAAG gttTTTTCCGACGTAGCATCACCAAAAATGCAGTATATAGTTGCAAGAATGGTGGTCACTGTGAAATGGACATGTACATGCGTAGAAAATGTCAAGAGTGCAGACTGAAAAAGTGTAAGGCAGTAGGAATGTTGGCAGAAT GTTTGCTCACAGAGATCCAATGCAAATCAAAGAAACTTCGAAAGAACTTTAAGCAGAAGAACAGCTTTTACTCTAACATCAAAGTGGAAGAAGAAGGAGTAGATAACAAGCTTGTATCATCCACCACTAGATCTGGAAAAGTG atTCAGGATAGCGTGGAACTAACTCAAGAAGAACATCAGCTCATTAATAACATTGTGGCTGCTCATCAAAAATATACAATTCCTttggaagaaacaagaaaattt CTGCAGGAATATAAAAATCCTGAGCTGAGCTTTTTGCGACTCTCAGATACAGTAGTCCTACACATGCAGAGCTTAGTGGATTTTACCAAGGGACTCCCAG GATTTGAAAATTTGACCAATGAGGATCAGACTGCATTACGAGAGGGATCAAAAACTGAAGTGATGTTCCTCCACACGGCCCAACTTTACAGTCAGAAAGAAT GTACTATGAGAATATCAAATGATTCAGATCATTCCCTGAATTGTCACAATCAGAGTGGTGACAGAAGTGTTATTCATCCTATGGAAACATTTTACAACACAGACTGTCCTTCTACTACGCTGACTG GTATTTCTGAAGAATTTATTACCACACTGTTTTACTTCTACAGAAGAATGAGTGAGCTTAATATTACTAATACTGAATATGCTCTGCTTGCAGCAACAGCTGTGTTTTTTTCAG ATCGTCCATGCCTTAAAAATAAGCAACATGTGGAAAATTTACAAGAACCAATTTTACAAATTTTGTataaatattcaaaactttatCATCCAGAAGATCTACAGCATTTTGCTCGTCTCATAGGGAGGCTCACTGAACTGAGAACACTGAATCACAACCACTCAGAAATACTTAGCATTTGGAAAACAAAGGACTCCAAATTGGCTATTTTActctctcagaaatggaattTGTATTCACATTGCTGA
- the LOC100065492 gene encoding bile acid receptor-like isoform X2, whose translation MAHTHLTAPDGYALAEPMQYYDILPEQTNYQLHDIDFQESPYCQYSTVQVPPALQFQSLQSHFNTYSWDLQFSGGECGPGSCELNRSTYVVAHNIEDGYSEIKRSRLTHSSLQIKRQEELCVVCGDKASGYHYNALTCEGCKGFFRRSITKNAVYSCKNGGHCEMDMYMRRKCQECRLKKCKAVGMLAECLLTEIQCKSKKLRKNFKQKNSFYSNIKVEEEGVDNKLVSSTTRSGKVIQDSVELTQEEHQLINNIVAAHQKYTIPLEETRKFLQEYKNPELSFLRLSDTVVLHMQSLVDFTKGLPGFENLTNEDQTALREGSKTEVMFLHTAQLYSQKECTMRISNDSDHSLNCHNQSGDRSVIHPMETFYNTDCPSTTLTGISEEFITTLFYFYRRMSELNITNTEYALLAATAVFFSDRPCLKNKQHVENLQEPILQILYKYSKLYHPEDLQHFARLIGRLTELRTLNHNHSEILSIWKTKDSKLAILLSQKWNLYSHC comes from the exons ATGGCACATACTCACCTCACTGCACCTGATGGGTATGCTCTTGCTGAACCCATGCAGTACTATG ATATTTTGCCGGAACAAACCAATTATCAGCTGCACGACATTGATTTTCAAGAATCACCTTATTGCCAGTATTCTACCGTCCAGGTTCCTCCAGCTCTACAGTTCCAATCTTTGCAAAGTCATTTCAACACTTATAGCTGGGATCTACAGTTCAGTGGTGGAGAGTGTGGACCTGGTTCCTGTGAATTGAATAGATCCACTTATGTGGTTGCCCACAATATTGAAGATGGATACTCTGAAATAAAAAGATCCAGACTAACTCATTCTTCCCTGCAAATTAAGAGACAAGAAGAACTCTGTGTAGTTTGTGGTGATAAAGCGTCAGGATATCATTATAATGCACTTACTTGTGAAGGTTGCAAAG gttTTTTCCGACGTAGCATCACCAAAAATGCAGTATATAGTTGCAAGAATGGTGGTCACTGTGAAATGGACATGTACATGCGTAGAAAATGTCAAGAGTGCAGACTGAAAAAGTGTAAGGCAGTAGGAATGTTGGCAGAAT GTTTGCTCACAGAGATCCAATGCAAATCAAAGAAACTTCGAAAGAACTTTAAGCAGAAGAACAGCTTTTACTCTAACATCAAAGTGGAAGAAGAAGGAGTAGATAACAAGCTTGTATCATCCACCACTAGATCTGGAAAAGTG atTCAGGATAGCGTGGAACTAACTCAAGAAGAACATCAGCTCATTAATAACATTGTGGCTGCTCATCAAAAATATACAATTCCTttggaagaaacaagaaaattt CTGCAGGAATATAAAAATCCTGAGCTGAGCTTTTTGCGACTCTCAGATACAGTAGTCCTACACATGCAGAGCTTAGTGGATTTTACCAAGGGACTCCCAG GATTTGAAAATTTGACCAATGAGGATCAGACTGCATTACGAGAGGGATCAAAAACTGAAGTGATGTTCCTCCACACGGCCCAACTTTACAGTCAGAAAGAAT GTACTATGAGAATATCAAATGATTCAGATCATTCCCTGAATTGTCACAATCAGAGTGGTGACAGAAGTGTTATTCATCCTATGGAAACATTTTACAACACAGACTGTCCTTCTACTACGCTGACTG GTATTTCTGAAGAATTTATTACCACACTGTTTTACTTCTACAGAAGAATGAGTGAGCTTAATATTACTAATACTGAATATGCTCTGCTTGCAGCAACAGCTGTGTTTTTTTCAG ATCGTCCATGCCTTAAAAATAAGCAACATGTGGAAAATTTACAAGAACCAATTTTACAAATTTTGTataaatattcaaaactttatCATCCAGAAGATCTACAGCATTTTGCTCGTCTCATAGGGAGGCTCACTGAACTGAGAACACTGAATCACAACCACTCAGAAATACTTAGCATTTGGAAAACAAAGGACTCCAAATTGGCTATTTTActctctcagaaatggaattTGTATTCACATTGCTGA